Sequence from the Panicum virgatum strain AP13 chromosome 5N, P.virgatum_v5, whole genome shotgun sequence genome:
atcacatcaaattttttgcctcatgcatatgtatggagcattaaatgtaggtaaataaaaaaactaattacatagttttgatgtacacgacgagacgaatcttttgagcctagctaggtcatgataggacaacaattaccacaaacaaacaaaaagtgctacaTTATGCTACAGTGTTCGATGTGActctttttaccactattttacggatctaaacacatgtggctgtgtttagttccaaaatttctctctccaaactttactattcatctatcacatcaaatcttttgtctcatgcatggagcattaaatgtaggtaaataaaaaaaattaattgcataattttgatgtacacgacgagacgaattttttgagcctagttaggtcatgataggacaacaattaccacaaataaacgaaaagtgctacagtgttcgatgtgaccctttttaccactattttacggatctaaaccgTAAACACAGCAACACAGCCTTTGAAGTTCTCTTCTGTATTTTCGAAGACCGTGGTGTGATGGTTGGGCGATTAGGCTCAGAGATCTCTTGCTGCGGCGGCCGAATCGGGTTGCCCTGAGCCGGATCTAGAAGTTCCAGGGGTTGAATTTCGTAGGGCGAATTCTTCGCTCCCCGCCCAACAACCAACGAAGGGACGGCCCATCCGGCCCGCGGCCCATCCACGCTCGGCACTTTGGCGGCTAGCGCAGGCTGCAGGCGCGGTCACGCTCAGCGGCAGGCACCACCGCCCTTCCGTCTCCTCCCCGTCCACCTCGTCGGCGGCTCTGccagaaaacccaaacccacctcacCACCATATCTCGCCGCTGTCCCTATCGATCGGGACCCCACCCCGTCCGCATCACCTCACCGCCCCACCGCAGCCGGTCGCCTCGCCTTCCCGCGCGCCGTGCCGGCTTGCTCCGCAGGTTAGAGAACCGGCAGGctaccctaaccctagcatCCTCGGCTCGGCTGTAGAAGAGCACTGGGGGCGTGAGAGAGGGAGTCACCAGCCCTCGTGACCTCCTCCCGCTTCTACCTCGCCCCCGAAGCTTGCGAAAATGGGGATCTAGGGAAATCCCAGCTCACTCCTCGCGTAAGCACCCCACATCCCACTCCAGCATCCATTCCCTACTTCTATCGTGCGATTTCGAAGGTCCATGTATAAATTCTATTGTAGAGTGGCAGAGTATCGTGAATTGTTGTGCAAGTTTACTGTAGAAAGGATATGCTCCCCGGCCAAGTTCTCTTTACACTTGTTTTGTGGTAGAGCTGGATTCCGAGTTAACTTAGTGTTCCATCTGACCTTCTCTCGTGCAAACATTTAGTTGGAGGAAATTATGCTTGCTTGTACATGTGGATTCTCTTGCTGGTTTTGGCTCTCCTAGTTGAGTTTCTAATTGAGACTGCTCAATTGCAAGCTTAGCATTCCTGTGAACGGGCACAAGTTGGTGATTGTTCGGTTTGTCTATCGGGGTCAATGGACTGGGTTGTTGAAGATAGCATGTCGTTTAGAGTTTCATATATCGAGAGTTGTTTGTATGGCGATGGGGCTCTTAGGGCTTGGATGTTTGCAGTATTGAAACTTCACTTTGAAAATAAACTTTTGCTCATTGGTATGTATATGTtcactaaaacatgctatcaatAGAAAATAGACCCCCCCCTCCCGATATTTTTTTTAGGCCCTGAGAGGAGAAGAAAGGCTGGAATGCCATTGATCTATTCTCCAATTCACCAGATCTGGTAATGTTCAATTTCCTGTACTGTGTTATTTCTGTCTGCTTTACTTTGTATCATGCGTTCCACTCACTGAGTGGCTTGCAGACATTCTATTATCATCAGTGCATGCCAAATTTGATTACCTGGATGAATGTTGTTAACTTGTTATGAAGGTAAAAAGGCTTTCTTGGGCCGCAAGTACTCACATTAGATATTATTTCACACAGCATTGGCCAAACTGAAAATGGTATGTAGTTATTTGAGAACTTTATTTTCTATATGGCATACCTGAGGAAGGTTTACCCCAAGGTttttaaggcgtcgcctaggcgacgccgcCTAGGCGTCCGAGCGGTAAAAAAGTCTGGGCGTCGGCGACGCCTTGCCATACCTCGCCTTGCCGCCGGTTCCAGTGCCGCGCTGCCAGGGGacggagccgcgccgccacctcctatccttcctcctcctcctctggtctTGCATCCTGCGGAGGTAGGGGCTGGCAgcggaggaggcagaggcgggcggcggcagaggcgggcggcggcagaggagggcggcggcggcggctgaggaggaggaggagaaggaggcggcgggcaggcagcggtggcggcgacgcggtcggaggaggaggcgcagaggcGGCGAGATGTGGGGATGGGAGGAGAGGCAGAGGCGGCTTGGTAGGGTTGGCGATAAGGTGGAGGGGAGTGGGGGATGGGTTAATTGGGCTGGGCTTTGATGGGCCTGTTTTCCACCTCTAGGCCCAGTGGTcctctattttttctttttttttaacaggTAAATGTATGTGTTTTAGAGGTAAATGAACGTGTTTTACAATTAAATaaggcgtcgcctcgcctcacgccttatcgcctaggcgtccaAGCGGTGGTgcatcgcctcgcctcgccttaccgctttaaaaaccTTGGTTTACCCTTCTGTCACAAGCAACAACATATCAATAGTACTAAAATTCATTTATATTTTCCTATTTTGTAGAGATGGTATTTCCTTCAGAATTTGTGTGATTTGTTCGAGCAGAGATGAATATTCTATGTATTCATCGTATCAATCAATGATTAAACATTTAAACCAGAAAGATTCCGTATTTGTTTCTTTCTAGTGCTGAGCGTCTTATACTTTGTCGTTTCTGCATGCTACTTCTATCCATTCCAATTCCGCTCACGTATTGCACTTAGTGACGTGTTCTACTTTAGTGAGTCGACAATAGTTGCTGTTGCTGTACTATCATTGGTGCGGATTTGATCATTGGATGGCTGGTGTTGACTGCTTGTCGTCTTATGTTGAACACCTGGAGAATGAATTATTTCTGCTTAAAATATTTTAGAAGAATTTATTTACTTACTGCTGCTTAAAATACTTGTAATTGTCAAAAATATTTCTTGGTTTGCAAGTAATCTTAATGTGATTTTAATGCAAGAAATTACTCAAATCTACTTGCCATCCCTCACTTGAGATTTTGCCTTGGCTTAATATGGTACGCAGAGATTGAAtcgtcaattttttttctatattgggtaatttttttttacgttAGCACGTAGTGCATTTAACAACTGTATTGTGCTTTTGAGCACCGGAAAAACGGGTCAAATATGATACTCATTGCTGCATATATTGTTGTTGTAAAAAGTATTAGAATTTCGGTAGAAACATTTTCCTTCTATCGACTATCGAAAAATGGGCCTCCACCctctttcgtcaaaccttttgcctgacaagtgggacctCTGTGAGGGGTATGGTGGGCCTAATATTGGTGAGAAAaggtttcaattgtttcaacttttatagtatagatatagtaTAGATTCTATCACATGTCATTGTTGGATTCAAAGGGTCCAAACTCAACATGAGTTGGTCCCACATGattcttctttcctttctttcagtCGTTGGGATGACCAGTTTTTAGCCATCACTTCTACAAATTCTGGTCTATCCTATAAAATAAATTTGATATCCATTTTCACAGGGGCAGGGGCAGTGTTGGGGCCTCTTGGGAAACTGCCTCACCTCACTGTAGCCATGTTGGATTTATTGAGTAATTGGGatactatgttttttttttgcaagccTTATTGATTTGCAGACTGCAAGCAGTGCCTAGACACTCAAGTCAGCCTTGCAGTTTTGCACCTTGCGGTTGCAGGATGTAATCTCGCAAGCATCAATTGAGAGACAGGTTAGACTGGTACGCTGTGCGGAGAGCAGCGTAAGTAAACAGCACCAAACTTTCATGATTCTGGCGAGTGAGAAGTCTAAATTAGTCATCTTCACTTTAACTACAGATAATGCTTTATTGTCATTAAGAATTGGATTTTGACATCTTTAATACTTAATTGGTTTGCGTTTTGATTTTTAAATTCTAGAGTTTGACAAATGGCAATGCATACATATCTTACAGCACTATCAGAGAGTGATAACCCAAACCGCATTCACCTGAATACTGTCATTCCTGTTAGATCCTTGCCAATTGGTTCTTTTGACAGGCTTCAACACCTAATTGTGGAGCTGATATGTCTGCTACAGATCATTTCTTAGGAGAAAAGGATCATAGACGCACTATAAATGTTCATTATTTAGGAACCAACTTAACTAGGCCTTCTATTTTACACTATTGATGCATGCTTTATTCAATTGATGTTTGTTGTGCAGTTATGAGTGCTAGCAATACTGTTCTACTAATGTTCCATTATTAATTCACCAACCTGTTGTAGATCCTTACTCTGTGTCTAACTTTCTATCATGAATTCTTGAACTGTGTTTTCTATTTGAGCAACATTCATTCATTATCTTATACAGGGCCATTTTCTACGATTGAGATGTCAATATGAAGGGACGGCTGTAATTGTATACATATTAGAGTTAGTTTTCTTTTTGTATATTTGTTCGGAGTTAGAAACAAGCTTTCTCATGGCATCACCACAAGAATCCAATTCTGTATGCTTGAAGCGAAAACTTGTTGATGACTGCCTGTCAAAAGACTGCAAATCTCGCCGTGTCAAATCTGAGAATGGACCCTCATTTGATTCATCTGCTAAACGTTGCAACTGTTGTTGCACCCGACCTAACCTTGCCAATGATTGTGTCAATTTCCTAAAGAGTGGAGCGCCTAGCCGTATCATGTACTACAAACAAGGTTCTTGGCACAATTTTCCTGAGCAAATAATGAAGTCCCTCATTGAAGAATTCAGAGGCAATAAATCGAGTGTTGTGTCTGTGATGGACGATGAGCCCATTCTTGTTGATTTCTTGTCAATGACCCTGGTCAACCTAAAAACCAGAAAGCAGAGGTCCGTTGCGTGGTTTGATGACACTGGCAAGCGTTTTTTTCCTTCTCTGTTCTTTGATGAGGAAAGTGATGAATTGGTCAAAGGGAATTCTGGTAGTGCTGACAGCACTGCACAGGGAATAATGGTAGACAAGGTTGCAAATTCTCCACCTGAAGTGGTCAAGCAAGTTGTTCTTGAATCTAGCCCTCCAGTTCCTGAAAAACCTTCAACTGTAGACATATTGCGCAAGAAGATCACATCTGTGGAAAGAACCAGTGAAAGCTTTCTATTTGTCCAGGATCTTTTTCTCTCTGGTATGGGTCCATTTGCAACACCAAGTAACATTCTTCATATCCACCGCTACTCTCCGAACGATATCACTGCTCAGTGTAGATTTGAAGCTTTTGAAAGACAGATGAAGGCAACTAAAGAAGCACGTGGTGATGCAAACGTAAGGTATGGATGGCTAGGCTCAAGGAAGAATGACATAGTTAGGATTCTCATTAATGGTCTGGGTACCACTGCAAATCCTGTTGAGAAAGCAGGTTTGAGTGCTGGTGTATATCTTTCCCCAGAAAACCGAGCCTTTACCAGGTGTGTTTTCTTAACTCTGTTTTTGTGATTACCATTTCGTTGGTTTTAATATATTGCTATATTAACATCATGGTTTTAATGTGTTTCAGTGTTGGTCTTTGTGATGTTGACGAAAAAGGTGTGCAGTATATGTTGCTGTGCCGTATGATACTGGGCAACATGGAAGCTGTTGAACCTGGATCACAAGAAACATTTCCAAGCAGTGAGATATATGATTctggtgttgatgattgttcgAACCCAAAGTGTTTTGTGATGTGGCCATCACATCTAAGCACTCACATCCGTTTAGAATATCTTGTTAGTTTCAAGCTTGTCTCAAAAGTTCGACGTAAGATGATTACTAAAAGTTAACACCTATATGATGTGATATTACTAAGTGGAGTAAATAttatttttggtgtgtttattTTCAGATTATTTGCTTGACTTGAAGGGTTTATGGTTTCACCCATCACCGAAGGAAGTTGCAATGGATATTTCTACCCTTCAACCTGTGAGGCAACCTGATTCTTGTTACTTGTTTACCATTGGCACACTGGTTTTCCTGTTAAATGCATATCTGCTGATCACAGTGGGACCAACAGAAGCTTGTTTTTTTCGACGTCCAGCTCTGATGCCCATGGATTCCCCCTCTCCGCATCTTGCAATGTCAACTAATTTTAGCTTTGGTGTACAGTAGTATTCCACTTATCCAGCCAAACAATCTGTCCACAGGTAACGTGTGAAACTGGTGAAGGACCAACTTCCCCATGGATATCATTCAGAGTTTTGTTTGGAGTGATTCAGGACAATATATCATCTGTAGCAAAGGAGCTTCTCTTCCATCATTATGAGGAGCTGAAGGTACTATGGGCTTGAGTACCTCTTGGTATTGATTATGGTATGTATGGTGGAAGCTGAACCATGTCAACTTTTCACTTGACAGGAGAGAATAATTTCTCGCGAAGAAATGGTGAAGAAAATGATAATAATAGTTGGAGAAAAAATACTTTTGGAGGCCTTGAAGAAACTTCATTACTGTGTAAGTTTAGTATGCATTTTCGTCTTTCATGTCTAAACTGAGGGATCTTTCAAGGCTTGTGCTGGTTCTTCCCCTCGTAGTTTCAAGCTTGTATAGGAAGGATTTATTGACATGTTATGCTTGCAAATTAGCATCAAATAACCTTTTTGAGGTTATTATACTCAATGTGCATTGCGTATATAACATAAAATCAACTCTGATGATATGTCATGCAAGGGCATGAATCTGGCTGCATAAAAGAAGGCTTCTTTTCAG
This genomic interval carries:
- the LOC120671948 gene encoding uncharacterized protein LOC120671948 isoform X1, which gives rise to MASPQESNSVCLKRKLVDDCLSKDCKSRRVKSENGPSFDSSAKRCNCCCTRPNLANDCVNFLKSGAPSRIMYYKQGSWHNFPEQIMKSLIEEFRGNKSSVVSVMDDEPILVDFLSMTLVNLKTRKQRSVAWFDDTGKRFFPSLFFDEESDELVKGNSGSADSTAQGIMVDKVANSPPEVVKQVVLESSPPVPEKPSTVDILRKKITSVERTSESFLFVQDLFLSGMGPFATPSNILHIHRYSPNDITAQCRFEAFERQMKATKEARGDANVRYGWLGSRKNDIVRILINGLGTTANPVEKAGLSAGVYLSPENRAFTSVGLCDVDEKGVQYMLLCRMILGNMEAVEPGSQETFPSSEIYDSGVDDCSNPKCFVMWPSHLSTHIRLEYLVSFKLVSKVRHYLLDLKGLWFHPSPKEVAMDISTLQPVTCETGEGPTSPWISFRVLFGVIQDNISSVAKELLFHHYEELKERIISREEMVKKMIIIVGEKILLEALKKLHYCPSLWYKPSVEAVSSHPVMAAQEQLSLDKAGGNCSLTLNVNHGDSHAPNAVAEHAQVLSNKGCDALATDMVSKGHECLAASGVPETSNSSSVICGSSTSVEPKGRDSHMQIMPPGTSATLCAKNQGSSVGRMAPIVHDGLLRTISGNSASPGQEVCKSATPIAGHSGYASLAQTNASKPHGVSAPGLISKGYESVVPSLALGNCKGTGMKRLNSAPRMTPEGQEFLSLGIASRPAPHLVKPQSSLTSVAIPPDHMPGRGKSSSISTEGRDSLTLSITPKGNGGSAFSRAPKRHESPVADTSTKGHDSLALGIMPKGNGVPASSKVPKCHESAIADSSTKGHDSLALSITPKGHDGTASSKTPKQLADTQLESSHSQVQDADTKVFRVPKPITGEPKKEQAAVPAAENKPSGPSLDASSHVTGAANALVALSTLREKGGH
- the LOC120671948 gene encoding uncharacterized protein LOC120671948 isoform X2; the protein is MASPQESNSVCLKRKLVDDCLSKDCKSRRVKSENGPSFDSSAKRCNCCCTRPNLANDCVNFLKSGAPSRIMYYKQGSWHNFPEQIMKSLIEEFRGNKSSVVSVMDDEPILVDFLSMTLVNLKTRKQRSVAWFDDTGKRFFPSLFFDEESDELVKGNSGSADSTAQGIMVDKVANSPPEVVKQVVLESSPPVPEKPSTVDILRKKITSVERTSESFLFVQDLFLSGMGPFATPSNILHIHRYSPNDITAQCRFEAFERQMKATKEARGDANVRYGWLGSRKNDIVRILINGLGTTANPVEKAGLSAGVYLSPENRAFTSVGLCDVDEKGVQYMLLCRMILGNMEAVEPGSQETFPSSEIYDSGVDDCSNPKCFVMWPSHLSTHIRLEYLVSFKLVSKVRHYLLDLKGLWFHPSPKEVAMDISTLQPVTCETGEGPTSPWISFRVLFGVIQDNISSVAKELLFHHYEELKERIISREEMVKKMIIIVGEKILLEALKKLHYCPSLWYKPSVEAVSSHPVMAAQEQLSLDKADMVSKGHECLAASGVPETSNSSSVICGSSTSVEPKGRDSHMQIMPPGTSATLCAKNQGSSVGRMAPIVHDGLLRTISGNSASPGQEVCKSATPIAGHSGYASLAQTNASKPHGVSAPGLISKGYESVVPSLALGNCKGTGMKRLNSAPRMTPEGQEFLSLGIASRPAPHLVKPQSSLTSVAIPPDHMPGRGKSSSISTEGRDSLTLSITPKGNGGSAFSRAPKRHESPVADTSTKGHDSLALGIMPKGNGVPASSKVPKCHESAIADSSTKGHDSLALSITPKGHDGTASSKTPKQLADTQLESSHSQVQDADTKVFRVPKPITGEPKKEQAAVPAAENKPSGPSLDASSHVTGAANALVALSTLREKGGH